One genomic window of Desulfovibrio gilichinskyi includes the following:
- a CDS encoding tetratricopeptide repeat protein, with translation MRQWLILIFVSLILLVQGCEKTSGTDSGVIEKARKNFISGFYVESEKGFERYLEDNPQGKDRLEAWNYLVKIYSEVRQDSEKGASLLEAMYLEFGHRSDLAPGLKRKLAEMYIRNGQYKLAVEALEKSLEFPDQQPKQIDTTRALLAKTFCSLRNYDLAIYTYNDLAENTSDPDVKAKALYEMANTLTLIHAWERAESELKKLIVMKDAPQNIHAEAAFMLADIYEQKHEYKKAVELLKEIVNTYPNPQAAQYKLNYLEKLELSGGKEIVEPVERNIKVKDTGKDDNDNDGDDESDGAI, from the coding sequence ATGAGACAATGGTTGATATTAATTTTCGTATCCCTGATCCTTTTGGTTCAGGGGTGCGAAAAAACATCAGGTACTGATTCCGGAGTAATTGAAAAAGCACGCAAAAATTTTATAAGCGGATTTTATGTAGAATCCGAAAAAGGTTTTGAAAGATACCTTGAAGATAATCCACAAGGGAAAGATAGACTTGAAGCATGGAATTATCTTGTAAAAATTTATTCAGAAGTTCGTCAGGACAGTGAAAAAGGGGCTTCTCTGCTTGAAGCTATGTATCTTGAATTCGGTCATAGAAGTGACCTTGCGCCGGGGTTGAAGCGTAAACTTGCTGAGATGTATATACGAAACGGGCAATACAAATTAGCCGTTGAAGCTCTTGAAAAAAGTTTAGAATTTCCAGATCAACAACCTAAGCAGATTGATACAACAAGAGCACTGCTCGCAAAAACATTCTGTTCTTTAAGAAATTACGATCTGGCAATTTACACCTACAACGACCTTGCAGAAAATACTTCTGATCCTGATGTAAAAGCTAAGGCTTTGTATGAAATGGCTAATACTTTGACCCTTATACATGCATGGGAAAGGGCTGAATCAGAACTTAAAAAATTGATAGTAATGAAAGATGCTCCGCAAAATATTCATGCAGAAGCCGCTTTTATGCTCGCTGATATTTATGAACAAAAACATGAGTATAAAAAAGCCGTAGAGCTGCTTAAAGAGATTGTTAATACATATCCTAACCCGCAAGCAGCTCAATATAAACTTAACTACCTAGAAAAACTTGAGTTGTCAGGTGGAAAAGAAATAGTAGAGCCTGTGGAGCGTAATATAAAAGTCAAAGATACCGGAAAAGATGACAATGATAACGATGGTGATGATGAATCTGATGGGGCTATTTAG
- the gyrA gene encoding DNA gyrase subunit A produces the protein MGQITIEEEIQKSYLEYSLSVIVGRAIPDVRDGLKPVHRRILYAMHELGNSYNRSYKKSARIVGDVIGKYHPHGDTAVYDALVRMAQSFAMRDPLVDGQGNFGSIDGDAAAAMRYTESRMSKLSSEFLADLEKNTVDFRDNYDNSLQEPTVLPTKVPNLLLNGTSGIAVGMATNIPPHNLGELLDGTLHLLDYPDCEIDDLRKFIKGPDFPTAGLCFGGKGLEEAYKTGRGSIKIRGVLGVEEHKSGKQSIVITEIPYALNKSTLVEKIALLVGEGRIEGVSDLRDESDRKGIRIVIDLKRGSIPDIIINSLYKFTQLETSFGINMMAVSGNRPMLMNLKQVLSFFLEHRREVIIRRTRFDLDKCEKRAHILEGLKIALDNIDEVVKIIRASSTGDEARQGLMDRFEFSKVQAQAILDMRLQRLTNLEHEKILEEYAEILKKIEYFKSILENEEVLKSVIKEELIEVKTSYSTDRKTVLMDQNPDDIDIEDLIPDDDAVITLSRRGYIKRTPLSNYQQQKRGGKGIAGVQTKDGDFIHTFLTTSNHQYLVLFTTKGKMFKIKVHQVPESSRIARGAHIANLLPLEKDEAIATALTLREFEEDRFFLFVTKKGMIKRSSIALYRNCRQSGIRAVSMREDDQLITVKEVYANSEAILVTKDGTSIRFSCQDARAMGRVASGVKGIALRPKDDVVSGVVTGDEERTQLLTISEGGYGKRTNIEQHRLQTRGGKGIISMRVTAKTGKVLGSIMVSPEDEVVILTSGNKIIRLGVKDVSLVGRATQGVRLVRMDDNDNAVGFDLVMDDGIEVDDLGEEETES, from the coding sequence GTGGGTCAGATTACTATCGAAGAAGAAATTCAAAAATCGTACTTAGAATACTCTCTAAGCGTTATTGTAGGGCGAGCTATCCCTGACGTAAGAGATGGTCTAAAGCCGGTTCACAGGCGTATTCTCTACGCCATGCATGAGCTTGGAAACAGCTATAACAGATCCTACAAGAAGTCTGCCCGTATCGTCGGTGATGTAATCGGTAAATATCATCCTCATGGTGATACAGCTGTATACGATGCCTTGGTACGTATGGCTCAGAGTTTTGCTATGCGCGATCCGCTCGTTGACGGTCAGGGTAACTTCGGTTCCATTGACGGCGACGCAGCAGCAGCGATGCGTTATACTGAATCTAGAATGTCAAAACTCAGTTCTGAGTTCTTAGCTGATCTTGAAAAAAATACAGTCGATTTCAGAGACAACTATGATAACTCTCTGCAGGAACCTACTGTACTACCTACAAAAGTTCCTAACCTTCTGCTGAACGGTACTTCAGGTATCGCAGTCGGTATGGCCACTAATATTCCGCCGCACAACTTAGGTGAATTATTAGATGGAACGCTTCATCTTCTGGATTACCCTGACTGTGAAATTGATGATCTGAGGAAGTTTATCAAAGGGCCTGACTTTCCTACCGCAGGCTTATGCTTCGGCGGTAAAGGGCTTGAAGAAGCTTATAAAACAGGTCGCGGAAGTATTAAGATAAGGGGTGTTTTAGGAGTTGAAGAACATAAAAGCGGTAAGCAAAGTATCGTTATAACAGAAATTCCATATGCCCTTAACAAATCAACACTTGTTGAAAAGATAGCTCTTCTTGTCGGTGAAGGCAGAATTGAAGGTGTTTCCGACCTTCGTGATGAATCGGACCGTAAAGGTATCCGCATTGTTATTGACCTAAAAAGAGGATCAATACCTGATATCATCATCAATTCACTTTACAAATTCACTCAGCTTGAAACCAGCTTCGGTATAAACATGATGGCTGTTTCAGGTAACAGACCGATGCTTATGAACCTTAAACAGGTTCTCAGCTTCTTTCTGGAACATCGCCGTGAAGTTATTATCAGGCGTACAAGGTTTGATCTCGATAAATGTGAAAAACGCGCCCATATCCTTGAAGGTTTAAAAATTGCGCTTGATAATATTGATGAAGTTGTAAAAATCATCAGAGCATCAAGCACAGGAGATGAAGCCAGACAAGGACTCATGGATCGTTTTGAATTTTCAAAAGTTCAGGCTCAGGCTATTCTCGATATGAGATTGCAGAGACTTACCAACCTTGAACATGAAAAAATTCTTGAAGAATATGCTGAAATTCTGAAAAAAATTGAATATTTTAAAAGTATTTTGGAAAACGAAGAAGTTTTGAAATCAGTAATCAAAGAAGAATTGATTGAAGTTAAAACTTCTTATTCTACTGACCGTAAAACAGTGCTTATGGACCAGAATCCTGACGATATTGATATCGAAGATCTGATTCCTGATGATGACGCTGTTATTACTCTTTCAAGACGCGGTTATATTAAACGTACACCTCTCTCAAATTATCAGCAGCAGAAGAGAGGCGGAAAGGGTATTGCAGGAGTTCAGACTAAAGATGGAGACTTTATCCATACTTTCCTGACAACTTCTAATCATCAATACCTTGTATTGTTTACGACCAAAGGGAAGATGTTCAAAATTAAAGTTCATCAGGTCCCTGAATCAAGCCGCATAGCAAGAGGCGCACATATCGCCAACCTGCTGCCGCTGGAAAAAGATGAAGCTATAGCAACAGCTCTTACCCTGCGCGAATTCGAAGAAGATCGCTTCTTCCTGTTCGTGACTAAGAAGGGAATGATAAAACGTTCCAGCATCGCGCTTTACCGCAATTGCAGACAGTCCGGAATCAGGGCCGTCAGCATGAGAGAAGACGATCAGCTTATAACGGTAAAAGAGGTCTATGCTAATTCTGAAGCAATTCTTGTAACCAAAGACGGTACTTCTATCAGATTCAGCTGTCAGGATGCCCGCGCAATGGGCAGAGTAGCAAGCGGTGTAAAGGGTATTGCCCTCCGCCCTAAAGATGACGTTGTTTCAGGTGTTGTCACCGGTGATGAAGAGCGTACCCAGTTACTCACAATATCTGAAGGCGGTTACGGTAAACGCACAAATATTGAACAGCATCGTCTGCAGACCAGAGGCGGTAAAGGCATAATCAGTATGCGTGTAACTGCTAAAACAGGTAAAGTTTTAGGTTCCATTATGGTTTCACCTGAAGATGAAGTTGTTATTCTTACTTCCGGTAACAAAATTATCCGTCTCGGAGTTAAAGACGTAAGTCTTGTCGGAAGAGCAACACAAGGCGTAAGGCTTGTGAGAATGGATGATAATGATAATGCTGTAGGGTTTGACCTTGTAATGGATGACGGTATTGAAGTTGATGATCTTGGTGAGGAAGAAACCGAATCATGA
- the gyrB gene encoding DNA topoisomerase (ATP-hydrolyzing) subunit B, protein MAQNKDTYTADSITVLEGLAAVRKRPAMYIGSTDTRGLHHLVYEVVDNSIDEAMGGYCSKIKVKLHMDNSVTVSDDGRGIPVDMHPKEKKPALEIVMTVLHAGGKFDNDAYKVSGGLHGVGVSCVNALSEQLEATVRRDGKMYRQSYERGVPTGPVECIGDAVTTGTTIRFRPDEQIFETNQYDFNTLRKRFQELAYLNKGLEIEFLDERTNEKANFKAEGGIVEFVKDLNKGQTAVSEVVYAYSDIDNVVTELALQYNTAYKENTHTFANNIRTVEGGTHLAGFKTALTRAINTYIQNSDLPKKLKQKLSGDDVREGLTAVVSVKLCDPQFEGQTKTKLGNSEMMGIVATMVYDKLSSYFQENPKDAKAIVEKVVDAARARDAARKARELVRRKGALSDHSLPGKLADCQSKDPSECELFIVEGDSAGGSAKQGRNPKHQAILPLRGKILNVEKTRFDKMLGNKEIRALITAMGIGIGQEEGEKDFNKLRYHKVVIMTDADVDGSHIRTLLLTFFFRQYEELIQRGHLYIAQPPLYRIAKGKFEKFIKDDVELYSLLIDRVSKEIIIKSSNGTEYTNERLANLLDDIRFIKNKVYEAMNMGISDKLFAALISYEGKIYPADFAESDPEDFVNKIVKSGFKVFIEREDDEGEKRVYITFENENGKRTRLAVEFFNSKLFRYSYEKNRSIVEECEGNEFILERGEVDTPVTGIFNLLDAVLEEAYKGINLQRYKGLGEMNPEQLWETTMDPDKRSMLQVTINDAVTANEIFMDLMGDNVEPRREFIERNALAVQELDI, encoded by the coding sequence ATGGCTCAAAATAAAGATACTTATACAGCAGATTCGATTACCGTCCTTGAGGGATTGGCAGCTGTAAGAAAAAGACCTGCTATGTATATCGGTTCTACCGATACAAGAGGTCTTCATCACCTTGTATACGAAGTGGTGGACAACTCTATCGATGAAGCCATGGGTGGCTATTGTTCGAAGATTAAAGTTAAACTGCATATGGATAACAGCGTAACCGTTTCAGATGACGGCCGCGGTATTCCTGTTGATATGCATCCGAAAGAAAAAAAACCGGCTCTTGAAATAGTTATGACCGTTCTTCATGCCGGTGGTAAGTTCGATAACGATGCCTATAAAGTTTCAGGTGGCCTTCACGGGGTCGGAGTATCGTGTGTAAACGCACTTTCAGAACAACTTGAGGCGACGGTAAGGAGAGACGGTAAAATGTATCGTCAGTCGTATGAGAGGGGTGTACCGACAGGACCTGTTGAATGCATCGGTGACGCCGTTACGACAGGAACAACCATACGTTTCAGACCTGATGAGCAGATTTTTGAAACTAATCAATATGATTTCAATACCTTAAGAAAACGCTTTCAAGAACTTGCATATCTTAACAAGGGACTGGAAATTGAATTTCTTGATGAAAGAACCAACGAAAAAGCAAACTTTAAGGCAGAAGGCGGTATTGTTGAGTTTGTCAAAGATCTTAACAAAGGTCAGACAGCTGTAAGTGAAGTTGTTTATGCTTATTCAGATATCGATAACGTTGTTACCGAACTGGCATTGCAGTATAATACAGCCTACAAAGAAAATACTCATACTTTTGCCAATAATATCCGTACTGTTGAAGGCGGAACACATCTGGCAGGTTTTAAAACTGCACTTACTAGAGCGATCAACACTTACATTCAAAATTCTGATCTGCCTAAAAAGCTGAAACAGAAACTTTCCGGTGATGATGTCCGCGAAGGTTTGACAGCTGTCGTGAGTGTTAAGCTTTGTGATCCTCAGTTTGAAGGGCAGACCAAGACTAAACTTGGTAACTCTGAAATGATGGGTATTGTCGCAACAATGGTTTACGACAAACTTTCATCTTATTTTCAGGAAAATCCCAAAGATGCTAAAGCGATTGTCGAAAAAGTTGTTGATGCCGCAAGAGCTAGAGACGCTGCCAGAAAAGCGCGTGAACTTGTGCGCAGAAAAGGTGCTTTATCCGACCATTCACTTCCTGGTAAACTTGCTGACTGCCAGAGTAAAGATCCTTCAGAATGTGAACTTTTCATAGTTGAAGGGGACTCTGCGGGCGGTTCTGCCAAGCAGGGGCGTAATCCTAAGCATCAGGCAATTCTGCCACTTCGAGGTAAAATTTTAAATGTTGAAAAAACCCGTTTTGATAAAATGCTCGGCAATAAAGAAATCCGCGCACTTATCACTGCAATGGGTATCGGCATAGGGCAGGAAGAAGGTGAAAAAGATTTTAACAAGCTAAGATATCACAAAGTCGTAATTATGACTGATGCTGATGTTGACGGTTCTCATATCCGTACACTTTTGCTTACTTTCTTTTTCAGACAGTATGAAGAACTCATCCAGAGAGGTCATTTATATATTGCCCAGCCTCCTCTTTACAGAATTGCCAAAGGCAAATTTGAAAAATTCATTAAAGACGATGTAGAGCTTTACAGTCTGCTTATCGATAGAGTTTCCAAAGAGATTATTATAAAAAGTAGTAATGGCACAGAATATACCAATGAAAGATTGGCAAATTTGCTTGATGATATCCGCTTTATTAAAAATAAAGTTTATGAAGCAATGAATATGGGTATTTCAGATAAACTTTTTGCGGCTTTAATCAGTTACGAAGGCAAAATTTACCCAGCTGATTTTGCGGAAAGTGATCCTGAAGATTTTGTAAATAAAATAGTTAAATCAGGTTTTAAAGTTTTCATTGAACGTGAAGATGATGAAGGCGAAAAACGTGTTTATATAACTTTTGAAAATGAAAACGGTAAACGTACAAGACTGGCCGTTGAATTTTTTAATTCCAAACTGTTCAGATACTCATATGAAAAAAACCGCAGTATTGTAGAAGAATGCGAAGGTAATGAGTTTATTCTTGAACGCGGTGAAGTAGATACGCCTGTTACCGGAATATTCAATCTTCTGGATGCAGTTCTTGAAGAAGCATACAAAGGTATTAATCTCCAGCGTTATAAAGGTCTGGGTGAAATGAACCCTGAACAGCTGTGGGAAACCACCATGGATCCTGATAAACGGTCCATGTTGCAGGTTACAATCAATGATGCTGTAACAGCCAATGAAATCTTCATGGATCTGATGGGAGATAACGTTGAGCCGCGTAGAGAATTTATTGAAAGAAATGCTCTTGCAGTTCAGGAGCTTGATATTTAG